The Mangrovibacterium diazotrophicum DNA window TTTGCCGCGCGAGATCCATACAATGCTGTTGACGAAGCATCTTTCAAAACAGAAATTGATTCAATTTCATCCGGGTTGATGTTGGCAATGTCGCCCGTCAACGGAAATCCATCAACGACGTAAAGCGGATCGTTTCCGGCGGAAATAGAAGCCTGACCGCGAATTCGAATTGACATTCCCTGTCCCGGAATACCGGTTGTTTGGTTGATTTGTACACCGGCTAACTTACCCTGCAATTTTTGAGTCAGCTGCGCTGTTGGAATACTTTCCAAATCTTCCGTTTCGATATTCTGAATCGCACCGGTAATATTTCGTTTGGATTGAGAACCGTATCCAATCGCAACAACTTCGTCCAAACCAACGGCGTCTTCCCGCATTACCACATTAATCTCAGGCGACTCCCCAACTGTAAATTCTTGGCTGCCCATACCGACGAATGAGAATAGCAAGACACTTTCGCTGGTCAATCCTCCGATTGTATAACGACCTTCAAAATCTGTAATCGTACCTGTTGTAGTCCCTTTCAAGACCACTGTCACTCCTGGCAGCGGGCTTCCGGCGGCATCAGTAACCAACCCAGTCACTTTTCCCGTTTGCTGCTGAACAGCTTGCCCGGAATTTTTACTGGTCGATGGCGTAATAATGATCAAATTTTTGTCGGTAATCGTGTATTTTACTTTTTGGTTGACGAAGACCTCCTCCAGGAGCGCTTCAATATTTGCCTGATCAACATTGACATTGACCTTTTCGTCAATATTCAGACGTTCATCCTGCAACAAAAACTTATATTGGGTTTGTTCTTCGACCTGCCGAAGCACTTCACGTATCGATACGTTTTTTAGGTTTAGTGAGAATTTTGATTGTTGTGAATAGACACTCGCAGACACCGTGAGCGAGAGCAATACAACAAAAACGAATGTTAGTTTCATAATTCGTAAAAGCATTTTGACATGAGGACTCAATAAGGACCTCACAATCCAGTTTTTTTTCATACTTTTGGTTGTTATTAGATTAGTAATTACCTACTGTTGGAGCAGTTAGGTGATAATTCATTCAAACCGCCATGTGTTGGAGCACTCGGCGGTTTTTCCTTTAGTTTCGTTTGATTAAATAATGATTCCCTTCTTTTTTATAATTTAACTCACTTGCAAGTGATATTGCATCTAAGATTTCTTCGACATTTTCAACGTCGAATACACCAGAGTAGTGGATTTCCTGAGCAATGCTTTCCGGGTAAAATTCAATGTCTACATTGAATTTTCGCTCCAGTTTCCGGGCCAGCGATCCCATGTCTTCTTCGTGCAGGTACATTTTGTTACTCGTCCACGAACTATACTCTCCGGGATTAACCTCGGCAAGTAAAAACTGCTTTTTCTTCTTTTGGAAAGTGGCCATTTGTCCGGGTTCGAGCTTTATCTCTTTCATCCCCGGTGAGTTGATCCCGATTGAGCCTTGCTGCAACACCGTTAGTACTTCAGGATCTTCCTTGTAAGCCGAAACATTGAATTTGGTTCCGTAAACCTTAATTTGAAAATCCTTGACGTCGACAACGAATGGAACATCGCTATGTGTTACTTCAAAAAACCCTTCGCCCGTTAATTTTACTTCTCTCGAATCTTTGCCGAACGTATTGGAGTACGACAGCTGAGAAAGCGAGTTTAGCCAAACTTTAGTACTATCGGGCAGGTAAACAAGGGTGCGGTTTCCTAATTCAGTTTGAACTGCAATCACCGCATTTTGGGGAGTATTGCCAAACTGAATCCAGGTGAATAGTCCGATCATCAATAGCACGCTTGCGGCTACGCTTATACCTGATGTCAGGAAGAATCGTTTCCGATCCCGCTTTTTCGCCTCAAGCTTCCGATTGAGTTCGGCAAAAGCACGTTTCTGATCTACTTTGTGATACCCCTGAAGATTCGAGGATTCGTTCCAGATGGCTTTTACTTTTTCAAAAAGAGCTTGATTTTCCGGCTGGGTCATTTCTTTCTGAAAAAGAGTTCTCTCTTCGTCAGAAGCGCTATCGGAAAGGATCGCGAGGAATAGTTCGTAAATGGCCTTCATTTGGTTTGCTTTTACCTCTGAGACATTTGTAAAAGCAAAAGGTCTTACTCCGACTTCGTATTTTTTTCAAATAAATTCAGGGTAGGCTGTTTCCAGACACTCCTTAACGTATTTTAAAGCCTTACCAATCTGAGCTTTAACCGTCTTTATCGAAATGTGATTTTTTTCTGCAATTTTTTCCTGTTTCTCGTCGTCAAACCGACTTTCTTTGAAAATTTCCTTGCAGCGGGGAGGAAGCTTCTCGATACAATCAAATAAATACTGACGAAATTCTTCAGATTCTATTTCGGACAAATTAACCGATAAATCCTCTTCAGTTTTCGCCATTTTATAATAGTCTATTCTGACGCTGGCCGACTTAATTTTATTCAAACACCTGTTTTTTACGGCTGTGTAGAGGTATGCTTTAATCGTAATTTTAACATTCAGTTGCTTTCGATTATTCCAAAGTTTCTCGAAAACATCCTGAACAACATCTTCTGCGACATAGATATCCGCAACAAAACGAACCGCATAATTACACAAAGGCTGGTAGTAATGGGAAAAAAGATGCTCAAAGGCTCCAAAGTCTCCTCCTTTCATCTTCGTAACAAACAAATATTCGTCAAACTCTTGCGGCATAAGGGAGCCTATTACTTCCGTTTAATTTGATTGTAATGATAACAATTTTCCATGGAACCTCTTCGATTCGTTCACCGCGATTAATGAGAAATAGAGTATTTTCCATACTTATTCATTCCAGGTAGCCTCCTCGCGCAAATTTGATTTGCATCATAACCGATACTCCCACGATCCTTTTTATGCCCAACCAAAATGATTGGGCATAAACATTCTAATAATCAGTCTGTTTTAATAACAAAGTCGTTAACCAAATCAAAAGCTGGAAGTGATGTGTTATTCTATCCGGACAAAAATAAAGAATCAGTTGGGGCGATTTGCCACCAGGAAGAACTACCAAAAAGGAGAGGCACAACCGCTCAACTTACAGGTTTCGGATCTTTATTATGCTTCAGGTTTTCAACATCCTAAAGTATTGATCTACACAAATACGGAGCCTTTTATCCCGCTTGAATCGACCTGGGGCTTATTACCCAGCTGGACCAAAGACATTTCGATTTGGAATAAAACGCTGAACGCGAGAGGCGAAAGTATTTTCGAAAAACCATCATTCCGGGAGTCTGCAAAAAATAAGCGATGCCTGATTTATGTTGATGGATTTTACGAATATCATCATTTCAAAAACAAAACATACCCGTACTACATCTTCAAAAAGGACGAATCACCAATGATATTCGCGGGACTTTGGAACGACTGGGCCAATAGTGAAACTGGAGAAATCATGAACACATTTTCGATTGTGACAACTACCGGAAATCCAATGATGTCGAAAATTCATAACAATCCGAAGTTAGAGGGGCCACGAATGCCAGTCATCCTGCCGGAAGAGTACGCAGACGAATGGCTTAAACCAATCAATTCGGACTCAGACAAAAAAACCATCAAGTCGCTGATTGTGCCTTACAATCAAGATAAAATGAATTCGTATACGGTTGGTCCGCTTAGCGGCAAAAACGCTTTGGGAAATGTACCGGAAGTAAACAAAAAGGTATTTTACCCTGAGCTGGAAGCTAACCAAGGAAATTTAAGTCTATTTTAATCACCTTGTCCGCTCCAACTGTAGCATGGCATGAGCTTATTCCCATTGGCTCTTGCTGAAACAAGAAAAGGCATCAAACACCTCCCTCCTATACCTGTTAATCAGCAATTTTACCAAACAAAAGCCCCCGCCATTTCGTAGTTCTGAGTACACAGTGAGGCTATGAAAAAAGATTATTTAAGTCCTCACTACAAGAGGATAATAAATAGCAAAAACGATGTCAATCTTCCGGAACAGCACCCGGAAGGCAAGGGAGAATTAAACTCTTCAAATCCTCAAACAGGGCATGCAATACAAGCACCCGCAATACAATCAAAAACTTCTAAAACGCAGGGTAAAGTGAGACTGAATTCGTTGAATTCGGCTCTACCTCTGCTTTCGCTCGCTGTTAAATTACGCTTCTTCACCTCAAGAACCAATGCACTAATCTTCGTTTCCGGAGATTCATTTTAACGACTTCAAAATCGTTATCACCTAATTAAAAAACATTTACAGTCATGAAAACAATTCTATTAATTACTGATTTTTCGGAACACGCCTTGTTTGCTTTAAAAGCAACCGCAAGCATCGCTCGGAAAATCAATGGCAAAATCAACCTGGTTCAGGTTTACCAACATCCTTCTTTGGGAGAGGAATACAGCTATCAATACACACGGGGATATTTCGAAGAAACCAATGCCAACGCAGAAAACGAGCTCAACGAGCTCGTTAAACAGAACTCGTTGGAAGACATTCAAATTGACCGGAGTATTCTTTCCAACACAACGCTGGAGCAAGTTATCAAAACCGAGAAATTTAAAAATCCGGACTTAATTGTCATGGGAGCGAATGGCCGAAGCGGCAATTTTAAGTCGTTTATCGGGGCAAGTGTTGAGAAAATAATTCGGCTATCAGACGCACCGGTACTCATTCTCAAAGATGAAATTGAAGATTTCACCATCAACAAAATGGTTTTTGCGTCGGATTTTCTGGATGAGTCTTACCAGGCATTCGAAAAGATTAAATTTTTTGCCGACCGGTACAATTCTCACATTTATTTGCTGAAAGTAATTACGCCCAAAGAATTTGAGACCAGTCCGAAAAGCCATAAAAAGCTGGTCCGGTTTGCCAAAACGTTCAAGCTGATGAACTACAGCATAAACGTTTACAATGACTTCACGATAGAAGAAGGCATTCTGAATTTCAGTAATGAAAAAAGTGTAGATTTGATTGCCATGGAAACGCATGGCCGGACCGGCTTCGCTCATTTCATGCTTGGAAGTCTTGCCGAATCGGTCGTCAAACATGAAAGCAAACCAATTCTAAGTGTAAAAATTCAGAAATCAACTGCACGAGCCCACTCAAAAGCCGCCCAGGAGTTAATTGATGAAATGTGGGGAGCTGAGTGATACTGACTCCGAATCAGTAACGGTATTCAATACCGTTCGATACGCAGGCGGAACGAAAAAGGTCAAAGTGAGAAAAAGCCTTTGCAATTCAACAAAAATGCCGGTCTGCAAAACGCAAACCGGCATAAACTGAGATCGAATAATATCTAAAAACTATACCTGATTTCAAGTCCAAACATACGAGGTGGTCCCGCAATGTAGGTCGGAATGCCAAAATTACGTCCCGTATTTCCGGCATCGATAATATATTTTTCATCCAATGCATTGGTCAAAAAGCCTTGAAACAACAGATTGGATTTTGGAAGTGAAACACCGCCACGGAAGTTTAACAAACCAAAACCATCTTGCATTACATCGTCTCCGTTGTCTTCTTCAAAATAAACTTTCGATTTATAGTTGTAGGTTGGAGTGACAAAAACAGCTACTGATTGACTCAACGGCACCGTACAGTTAAATCCGAATGAGAATGAGTGCGCTGGTGTTAAGCGGAACGTGTTACCAGCATACTCCTGCGCATTACCATCCGAATCAGTATCATCGAAACGGGCATGAATATAGGCGTAATTGCCAAACAATTGCCAGATTCTATTGATTTGCCATTTCAATGATGTTTCAACCCCGTAAGCAGTTGCATTACCCGCATCTTTAGTAACAAGCTGAAGGCTCTCATCAACCGTCTGTGTTTGGAAATTGCTGTAATCGTAATAGAATGCAGCGAAATCGTAGTACAAGTGTTGATTCTTACTCAGTCCCTTCAAGCCTGCTTCGTAGCTCCAAACTATTTCATCACTCAGTTTTTCGGGTTCGTAGGTGCTGGTATAAGTACCATCATTGGCTGGCACCATTTCAAACTGAATTACATTAGGGCGACGGCCACGAGATAGATTAAAATAAGACTCCAACTGATCGGTGACTTTAAAGTTGAGAGCCAAACGACCAACCATCGACGTGTAGTTGTCGCTCTCTGTTACTTTGTCCGTCGGCATATACAGATCGTTCAGCCCGGCACTGCGGGCAAAGCCCAGCGTACCGTTGTTACCATCCGGATCGGTTGCTGCCGAGAAAGATGATTCGATATCTTCGAATGTCAAACGCAAACCTCCTGTCAGGCTGAACCAGTCAGTCAGTTTATAGGTACCATCCACGAAAAACTCGTAAGCCTGGTTCTTTCCGTAGTTCGTATAGCTCTCGGTATGCGACTCGGCCACATCGCTTGTCAACATACTGTATACTGAAGGATAAGCTGAAGCGATATAAGCCAGGTATTGGCTGTTGGTAATTAATCCGGCTAGCGAAGTTACATAGTTCGGCACACCATCTGTAACCAACGGGACTGACTGCATCGTCATACCATCGGTAATGCCATAGCCGGCCAGAACCTGATTGATTGGTGTTAAAATCGATGCATTGACAGTTGGCGCAACCAAAGGCGACATCAAAACAGCCAGGCTTTGTTCGTTTGTCATCAAAGGTACATTGCTGCGACCATTTTCATAAAAGTAACTCGCACCGCCAAACCCTTCGAAACGATCGCTTATTTTGAAGTTAACCCGAAATTCCTGGCTAAATTGTTTTCCAAACGCATCTTCCGCAAGTAACAGAGCAGGAGCAGCTGTACCGTCGGCATCGAAAAGCTCATACGAATCAAATTCGCGGTAGGCTGTCGTCGAAGTCAAGTTGAAATTATCCGAGTAGTTATGTTTGCTAATCAAAGTTGTTCCCCACACGGTGCGATCTACTCCCAAATCCTCGCCGGCTTCGAGGTCGGCAAAAGTCCAAGGGTCAGTATCTCCACCTGCCGGAGCATAGGTTCCACTTTTGAAAGCTGTTCCGGGAGGCGTATCATGTTGATAATTGTAAATGAGGTCGAAGGTTGTTTTGTCGGACGGCATAAAGCGCAACGATGTGCGGAAGGCTTTGGTGTCCTTTCCGTTTAAATCGCCACCTGAAAGGTTCTCGATGTAACCATCCCTCTTTTTGTAGATCCCGGCCACGCGAACAAACAATTTATCTTTCACCAAAGGCGTGTTGAAGAATCCTTCGGCATGGGTGTAGTTGTAATCGCCATAACCTGCAGCAACCGACCCCGATGTATTGTTTTTCGCTTTATTTTGAATGAAATGTACGGCACCGATTTGTGCTCCGCGTCCAAACAAAGTACCTTGAGGGCCTTTCAATATTTCCACGCGTTCCATATCGTAGACTTCGACGACAGAACCGCGCGACTTACTGATGGAGACGCCATCCTGGAAAACCGACACACGAGGTTCGACGTTCGAACTACCATCGTCGCTGGTAATCCCACGGATCACAAATCCCGGATTGTTTGGGCTTTGCAACTGAACCTGCATACCCGGCACGTATTCCGATAAATCATCCAGCGTTGTAATCCCGTTGTTTTCCAAAAACTTGGCATCCAACGAGCTAATTGCAGTCGGAATATCTTTGATCGACTGTTCACGTTTCTGTGCGG harbors:
- a CDS encoding FecR family protein; the protein is MKAIYELFLAILSDSASDEERTLFQKEMTQPENQALFEKVKAIWNESSNLQGYHKVDQKRAFAELNRKLEAKKRDRKRFFLTSGISVAASVLLMIGLFTWIQFGNTPQNAVIAVQTELGNRTLVYLPDSTKVWLNSLSQLSYSNTFGKDSREVKLTGEGFFEVTHSDVPFVVDVKDFQIKVYGTKFNVSAYKEDPEVLTVLQQGSIGINSPGMKEIKLEPGQMATFQKKKKQFLLAEVNPGEYSSWTSNKMYLHEEDMGSLARKLERKFNVDIEFYPESIAQEIHYSGVFDVENVEEILDAISLASELNYKKEGNHYLIKRN
- a CDS encoding RNA polymerase sigma-70 factor, whose protein sequence is MPQEFDEYLFVTKMKGGDFGAFEHLFSHYYQPLCNYAVRFVADIYVAEDVVQDVFEKLWNNRKQLNVKITIKAYLYTAVKNRCLNKIKSASVRIDYYKMAKTEEDLSVNLSEIESEEFRQYLFDCIEKLPPRCKEIFKESRFDDEKQEKIAEKNHISIKTVKAQIGKALKYVKECLETAYPEFI
- a CDS encoding SOS response-associated peptidase, with amino-acid sequence MCYSIRTKIKNQLGRFATRKNYQKGEAQPLNLQVSDLYYASGFQHPKVLIYTNTEPFIPLESTWGLLPSWTKDISIWNKTLNARGESIFEKPSFRESAKNKRCLIYVDGFYEYHHFKNKTYPYYIFKKDESPMIFAGLWNDWANSETGEIMNTFSIVTTTGNPMMSKIHNNPKLEGPRMPVILPEEYADEWLKPINSDSDKKTIKSLIVPYNQDKMNSYTVGPLSGKNALGNVPEVNKKVFYPELEANQGNLSLF
- a CDS encoding universal stress protein, with amino-acid sequence MKTILLITDFSEHALFALKATASIARKINGKINLVQVYQHPSLGEEYSYQYTRGYFEETNANAENELNELVKQNSLEDIQIDRSILSNTTLEQVIKTEKFKNPDLIVMGANGRSGNFKSFIGASVEKIIRLSDAPVLILKDEIEDFTINKMVFASDFLDESYQAFEKIKFFADRYNSHIYLLKVITPKEFETSPKSHKKLVRFAKTFKLMNYSINVYNDFTIEEGILNFSNEKSVDLIAMETHGRTGFAHFMLGSLAESVVKHESKPILSVKIQKSTARAHSKAAQELIDEMWGAE
- a CDS encoding TonB-dependent receptor, translated to MKKLFSLSLLVLGAYFSVLAQTAHMHGTIADSNGNVLIGATVYFPGLEKGAVSDSKGKYEFTELPYGNQQVVVSFIGFETETQQIVVNSAEIVHDFSLNEKAVYLDGLVVTAQKREQSIKDIPTAISSLDAKFLENNGITTLDDLSEYVPGMQVQLQSPNNPGFVIRGITSDDGSSNVEPRVSVFQDGVSISKSRGSVVEVYDMERVEILKGPQGTLFGRGAQIGAVHFIQNKAKNNTSGSVAAGYGDYNYTHAEGFFNTPLVKDKLFVRVAGIYKKRDGYIENLSGGDLNGKDTKAFRTSLRFMPSDKTTFDLIYNYQHDTPPGTAFKSGTYAPAGGDTDPWTFADLEAGEDLGVDRTVWGTTLISKHNYSDNFNLTSTTAYREFDSYELFDADGTAAPALLLAEDAFGKQFSQEFRVNFKISDRFEGFGGASYFYENGRSNVPLMTNEQSLAVLMSPLVAPTVNASILTPINQVLAGYGITDGMTMQSVPLVTDGVPNYVTSLAGLITNSQYLAYIASAYPSVYSMLTSDVAESHTESYTNYGKNQAYEFFVDGTYKLTDWFSLTGGLRLTFEDIESSFSAATDPDGNNGTLGFARSAGLNDLYMPTDKVTESDNYTSMVGRLALNFKVTDQLESYFNLSRGRRPNVIQFEMVPANDGTYTSTYEPEKLSDEIVWSYEAGLKGLSKNQHLYYDFAAFYYDYSNFQTQTVDESLQLVTKDAGNATAYGVETSLKWQINRIWQLFGNYAYIHARFDDTDSDGNAQEYAGNTFRLTPAHSFSFGFNCTVPLSQSVAVFVTPTYNYKSKVYFEEDNGDDVMQDGFGLLNFRGGVSLPKSNLLFQGFLTNALDEKYIIDAGNTGRNFGIPTYIAGPPRMFGLEIRYSF